The Vibrio sp. NTOU-M3 genomic sequence TACGAATAATTCGGTTATATCGAATGTAGTGATTAAAGGAAAGGCTGAAACAAGGTAAGTATCATGTCTCATTTAAATTATAACCATCTTTATTATTTTTGGATGGTGTGTAAGCAAGGTTCTGTAACGAAGGCTGCCGATGCTTTGTTCCTCACTCCTCAAACGGTAACAGGTCAGATAAAAGCACTGGAAGAGCGTATGGATGGCAAGTTAACCAAGCGGAATGGGCGCAGTGTAGAGCCAACAGAGCTTGGCCAATTGGTCTTTAAATATGCTGACCGAATGTTTGGATTGAGTTATGAGATGTTGGATATCGTGAATTACAGCCAGCGTTCTAACTTGTTGTTTGATGTCGGTGTGGCTGATGCCTTATCAAAAAGGTTGGTTAGTAAAATACTAATGACAACCGTTCCTGAAGATAACAGTATTCATTTACGTTGTTTTGAATCCACCCACGAAATGCTTCTTGAGCAACTTGCTCAACATAAACTGGATATGATCCTATCTGACTGTCCTGTGGACTCCAGTCAAAGTCCGGGCCTCTACAGTAAAAAACTCGGAGAGTGCAATATGAGTTTTTTCTGTACGGGGAGTGTCGAAGATGTAACTTTTCCTAACGTGCTTGAACAGAGGAAACTGCTGATCCCTGGCAGTCGCACCGCTATGGGACGTAAAGTATTAGAGTGGTTTGATCGCCAAGGCCTACAAGCGAATATTTTAGGAGAGTTTGATGACGTCGCTTTAATGAAAGCCTTTGCTCGTTATC encodes the following:
- the nhaR gene encoding transcriptional activator NhaR gives rise to the protein MSHLNYNHLYYFWMVCKQGSVTKAADALFLTPQTVTGQIKALEERMDGKLTKRNGRSVEPTELGQLVFKYADRMFGLSYEMLDIVNYSQRSNLLFDVGVADALSKRLVSKILMTTVPEDNSIHLRCFESTHEMLLEQLAQHKLDMILSDCPVDSSQSPGLYSKKLGECNMSFFCTGSVEDVTFPNVLEQRKLLIPGSRTAMGRKVLEWFDRQGLQANILGEFDDVALMKAFARYHHDAIFLAPSLYMTEVESDLPLQLIGHIDEIKEEYYVIFAERMIQHPAVKNVCDANFSKLFK